One genomic region from Amycolatopsis sp. FBCC-B4732 encodes:
- a CDS encoding NAD(P)/FAD-dependent oxidoreductase: MTENSYDVLVVGGGAAGLNAALMLGRARRRVAVVDAREPRNAPAEHMHGFLSRDGLPPSDLLEIGREELAGYGVDLLEDSVTRLEPGFTARLASGRELTARRVLVATGVHDDLPDLPGLRESWGTDAVTCPYCHGYEVRDEPLGVLGTEPASVEHALLVRQWSPDVVYFAHIAPPSEEDRERLDARGIRVVDGVVTAVRREAGRLTGIELGDRFVARTALFLRTRTVPHDELLRGLGYTEGAVDPSGKTSVPGVWAAGNVVDARATVIIAAAQGAAAAGALNHDLVTEDVDRAVAAYGGFSPAAERAAAGAR, from the coding sequence ATGACCGAAAACAGCTATGACGTCCTGGTGGTGGGTGGCGGGGCCGCCGGCCTCAACGCCGCCCTGATGCTGGGCCGCGCGCGGCGGCGGGTCGCCGTCGTCGACGCCCGGGAACCGCGCAACGCCCCGGCCGAGCACATGCACGGCTTCCTTTCCCGCGACGGCCTGCCGCCGTCCGACCTGCTCGAGATCGGGCGCGAGGAGCTCGCCGGCTACGGCGTCGACCTGCTCGAAGACAGCGTGACGCGGCTCGAGCCCGGCTTCACCGCCCGGCTCGCGAGCGGGCGGGAGCTGACCGCCCGGCGGGTCCTGGTCGCCACCGGCGTCCACGACGACCTGCCGGACCTGCCCGGGCTGCGGGAGAGCTGGGGCACCGACGCGGTGACCTGCCCCTACTGCCACGGCTACGAGGTGCGCGACGAGCCGCTCGGCGTCCTCGGGACCGAACCCGCGAGCGTCGAGCACGCGTTGCTGGTGCGCCAGTGGTCCCCCGACGTCGTCTACTTCGCGCACATCGCACCACCGTCCGAAGAGGACCGCGAGCGGCTCGACGCGCGCGGGATCCGCGTCGTCGACGGCGTCGTCACCGCGGTGCGGCGGGAAGCCGGGCGGCTCACCGGGATCGAGCTCGGCGACCGGTTCGTCGCGCGGACGGCGTTGTTCCTGCGCACCCGGACCGTCCCGCACGACGAGCTCCTGCGCGGGCTCGGCTACACCGAAGGCGCGGTCGACCCCAGCGGGAAGACCAGCGTGCCGGGGGTGTGGGCGGCCGGGAACGTCGTCGACGCGCGGGCGACCGTGATCATCGCCGCGGCCCAGGGCGCGGCCGCCGCGGGTGCGCTCAACCACGACCTCGTCACCGAGGACGTCGACCGGGCGGTCGCGGCGTACGGTGGCTTCTCCCCCGCCGCCGAACGCGCCGCCGCCGGCGCGCGCTAG
- a CDS encoding oxidoreductase — protein MRPTLYEFAGGDPAFLALAAAHHERCLADPELNHPFSHPGQHPRHVERLAHYWAEVMGGPPRFSQECSDHSAMLRMHAGNGDMSDLGRRFVSCFVQAADDAALPADPEFRAALRAYMEWAVAEVLTYPGPATDVPAGLAMPHWSWNGLQTL, from the coding sequence GTGCGCCCCACGCTCTACGAATTCGCCGGCGGTGACCCCGCGTTCCTCGCGCTGGCCGCCGCCCACCACGAGCGCTGCCTCGCCGACCCGGAGCTGAACCACCCGTTCTCGCACCCCGGGCAGCACCCGCGGCACGTCGAACGGCTGGCTCACTACTGGGCCGAGGTCATGGGCGGCCCACCGCGGTTTTCGCAGGAGTGCAGCGACCACTCCGCGATGCTGCGGATGCACGCCGGCAACGGCGACATGAGCGACCTCGGCCGCCGGTTCGTGAGCTGCTTCGTGCAGGCGGCGGACGACGCGGCTCTGCCCGCCGACCCCGAGTTCCGCGCCGCGCTGCGGGCCTACATGGAGTGGGCGGTGGCGGAGGTGCTGACCTACCCCGGCCCCGCCACCGACGTCCCCGCCGGGCTCGCCATGCCGCACTGGTCCTGGAACGGGTTGCAAACGCTGTAA
- a CDS encoding NAD-dependent protein deacetylase — translation MRTRPTLSWTSADAPLPRTSSLDELTDVVARGRVAVLSGAGLSTESGIPDYRGETGSLRRHTPMTYDEFVTSAEGRQRYWARSHLGWRTIARADPNDGHRAVTALCEGGFVGGVITQNVDGLHQAAGTADAIELHGSLDRVICLDCRRTSPRADLDRRLRAANPAFDGAATRINPDGDVELPEDVVRRFTTVACADCASGVLKPDVVFFGENVPRPRVEECYRLVDDAGALLVLGSSLTVMSGLRFVRHAAKAGKPVVIVNHGETRGDRYASVRVDRPLGGALTELAARLGCEDRGRTA, via the coding sequence GTGCGGACCCGGCCCACCCTCTCCTGGACCTCGGCGGACGCGCCGCTGCCGCGGACGTCCAGCCTCGACGAGCTCACCGACGTCGTCGCGCGCGGCCGCGTCGCCGTGCTGAGCGGCGCCGGGCTGTCCACCGAGTCCGGCATCCCCGACTACCGCGGCGAGACCGGCAGTCTGCGCCGGCACACGCCGATGACCTACGACGAGTTCGTCACCAGCGCCGAGGGGCGGCAGCGGTACTGGGCGCGCAGCCACCTCGGCTGGCGCACGATCGCCCGCGCCGACCCCAACGACGGCCACCGCGCGGTGACCGCGCTGTGCGAAGGCGGGTTCGTCGGCGGCGTCATCACGCAGAACGTCGACGGCCTGCACCAGGCCGCGGGCACCGCCGACGCGATCGAGCTGCACGGCAGCCTCGACCGCGTGATCTGCCTGGACTGCCGCCGCACGAGCCCGCGCGCGGACCTCGACCGCCGCCTGCGCGCGGCGAACCCCGCCTTCGACGGCGCGGCCACCCGCATCAACCCGGACGGCGACGTCGAACTGCCGGAAGACGTCGTCCGCCGGTTCACCACCGTCGCGTGCGCGGACTGCGCGTCCGGCGTGCTGAAACCGGACGTCGTGTTCTTCGGCGAGAACGTCCCGCGCCCGCGCGTCGAGGAGTGCTACCGGCTCGTCGACGACGCCGGAGCGCTGTTGGTGCTGGGTTCGTCCCTCACGGTGATGTCCGGCCTCCGGTTCGTCCGCCACGCGGCGAAGGCGGGCAAGCCGGTGGTGATCGTCAACCACGGCGAAACGCGCGGAGACCGCTACGCGTCGGTGCGGGTCGACCGGCCGCTCGGCGGGGCGCTCACCGAGCTGGCCGCGAGGCTGGGCTGCGAGGATCGCGGCCGAACCGCCTGA
- a CDS encoding helix-turn-helix domain-containing protein, with translation MTDAITQALSEVGPRLKRVRTQRRVTLADLSTATGISKSTLSRLESGQRKPSLELLLPIAQAHQVPLDELVGAPEVGDPRVRLTARRIPRHNGAAMTVLPLTRQPGAPQAFKMILEPETGEPDPQVHEGYEWLYVLSGRLRLVLADRDMVLGPGEAAEFDTRLPHWFGAVDRPAEILSLFGKQGERLHLRAKSR, from the coding sequence ATGACGGACGCGATCACCCAGGCCCTGTCCGAGGTCGGTCCCCGGCTCAAGCGGGTCCGCACCCAGCGGCGGGTCACCCTGGCCGACCTCTCGACGGCGACGGGCATTTCGAAGAGCACGTTGTCGCGCTTGGAGTCCGGCCAGCGCAAGCCGAGCCTGGAACTGCTGCTGCCGATCGCGCAGGCCCACCAGGTCCCCCTCGACGAGCTGGTGGGCGCCCCGGAGGTCGGCGACCCCCGCGTCCGCCTGACCGCCCGCCGCATCCCGCGCCACAACGGCGCGGCGATGACCGTCCTGCCGCTGACCCGCCAGCCCGGCGCCCCCCAGGCGTTCAAGATGATCCTGGAACCGGAGACGGGCGAGCCCGATCCCCAGGTCCACGAGGGCTACGAGTGGCTGTACGTCCTTTCGGGACGGTTGCGGCTGGTGCTGGCCGACCGCGACATGGTCCTGGGCCCGGGCGAGGCGGCGGAGTTCGACACGCGCCTGCCGCACTGGTTCGGCGCGGTCGACCGGCCGGCGGAGATCCTCAGCCTGTTCGGCAAGCAGGGGGAGCGGCTGCACCTGCGGGCGAAGTCCCGCTGA
- a CDS encoding TIGR03086 family metal-binding protein: MLLDRFLLASKGFEHHLRAVPSAAWGAPTPCSEWDVRALVNHMTRGNLNYVGLLAGATREEFLAARDADALGDDPVTAFTESVRVCAEAFAAPDALDRVVDYPLGELTGRRALAVRTTDSTVHTWDLARALGADETLDPGLVAWIDEEHEAIFAGLALNSRVFAEPPPDEPGASRQDRVLRRFGRDPRSPASRPAR, translated from the coding sequence ATGCTCCTGGACCGGTTCCTGCTCGCCAGCAAGGGTTTCGAGCACCACCTCCGCGCGGTGCCGTCCGCCGCCTGGGGCGCGCCGACGCCGTGCTCCGAGTGGGACGTGCGCGCGCTGGTCAACCACATGACCCGCGGCAACCTCAACTACGTCGGGCTCCTCGCCGGCGCCACGCGCGAGGAGTTCCTGGCCGCCCGCGACGCCGACGCGCTCGGCGACGACCCCGTCACCGCGTTCACCGAGTCGGTGCGGGTGTGCGCCGAAGCGTTCGCCGCGCCGGACGCGCTGGACCGGGTCGTCGACTACCCGCTGGGCGAGCTGACCGGGCGGCGGGCGCTGGCCGTCCGGACGACCGACAGCACCGTGCACACCTGGGACCTGGCCCGCGCGCTCGGCGCCGACGAGACCCTCGATCCGGGGCTCGTCGCGTGGATCGACGAGGAGCACGAGGCCATCTTCGCGGGGCTGGCGCTGAACTCGCGGGTGTTCGCCGAGCCGCCGCCGGACGAGCCCGGTGCGTCGCGGCAGGACCGGGTGCTCAGGCGGTTCGGCCGCGATCCTCGCAGCCCAGCCTCGCGGCCAGCTCGGTGA
- a CDS encoding helix-turn-helix domain-containing protein, which produces MIDPVTLGRRLHELRGDRGLALKALAAAAGVSVSMLSAIERGEKTPTVVVLSRIADGLGLSLSRLLAGLETDRVIVRRAAEQDHVAEPGGWHRTVLTPVIPGVNFEWIRTTLPPRCDAGAFPAYAPGSHEFVAVESGTLCLGVGEADYVLNAGDSLYFPADAPHSYANRGGEPCVYHVAALIMRPRENRTFGVSRV; this is translated from the coding sequence ATGATCGATCCGGTGACGCTCGGCCGCCGTCTGCACGAGCTGCGCGGCGACCGCGGGCTCGCGCTGAAGGCCCTGGCCGCGGCGGCGGGCGTGAGCGTCAGCATGCTGTCGGCCATCGAACGCGGGGAGAAGACGCCGACGGTCGTCGTGCTGTCGCGGATCGCCGACGGGCTCGGCCTGTCGCTGTCCCGCCTGCTGGCCGGCCTCGAGACGGACCGGGTGATCGTCCGCCGCGCCGCCGAGCAGGACCACGTCGCCGAGCCGGGCGGCTGGCACCGCACGGTGCTGACCCCGGTGATCCCCGGCGTCAACTTCGAATGGATCCGCACGACCCTGCCGCCGCGCTGCGACGCGGGCGCGTTCCCCGCCTACGCCCCGGGGTCCCACGAGTTCGTCGCCGTCGAGTCGGGCACGCTCTGCCTCGGCGTCGGCGAGGCGGACTACGTCCTGAACGCGGGCGACTCGCTCTACTTCCCCGCCGACGCACCGCATTCGTACGCGAACCGCGGCGGAGAACCCTGCGTGTACCACGTCGCGGCGCTGATCATGCGGCCGCGTGAGAACCGGACTTTCGGCGTTTCGCGGGTCTGA
- a CDS encoding GNAT family N-acetyltransferase, translating into MSTIAEVTEADAEGIAAVFAPYATDSVVTFETTPPTADQWRAKIRERAWPFLVLADEGEVLGYALAAPWRPKPAYRFSVETTIYLAPGATGRGHGRRLLGELLERCAEAGARQAIAVIVDSGSPASRTLHLAAGFTDAGVLRRVGFKHGRWLDTLLMQRDLG; encoded by the coding sequence ATGTCCACTATAGCGGAAGTGACGGAGGCCGACGCCGAAGGCATCGCCGCCGTCTTCGCGCCGTACGCCACGGACTCCGTCGTGACGTTCGAGACCACGCCGCCGACCGCGGACCAGTGGCGCGCGAAGATCCGCGAGCGCGCCTGGCCCTTCCTCGTCCTCGCCGACGAAGGCGAAGTCCTCGGGTACGCGCTGGCGGCGCCGTGGCGCCCGAAGCCGGCGTACCGGTTCTCCGTCGAGACGACGATCTACCTCGCCCCGGGCGCCACCGGCCGGGGCCACGGCCGCCGGCTGCTCGGCGAACTGCTGGAGCGGTGCGCCGAAGCCGGGGCGCGGCAGGCGATCGCGGTGATCGTCGACTCCGGCAGCCCGGCCTCGCGCACCCTCCACCTCGCGGCCGGCTTCACCGACGCGGGCGTGCTGCGGCGCGTCGGGTTCAAGCACGGCCGCTGGCTCGACACGCTGCTGATGCAGCGGGACCTGGGCTGA